ACCCCCTCGGCGCGTACATGGGGTATGACCGCGGCGCCCTTGGCGAAGCCCCCGCGTCGCGCCAGCTTTCGACGGACCCCCTCCTCATCGCTCGTCCCCACCCACGCCGTGGCCGCTCCTCGCACCCGCTCCGAAGCCAACCTCCTCGCCGCCGCCCGCAGCGGGAAGTCGTCGTCCCGCCCCGCGAAGCGATCGTCGCGGTCGAACCAGGGGGGAAGCTGGTGGGAGAGCCTGCGCGCCTTCCTCGGCACGGTGCTCGTGTTCCTCGTGATCCGCGCCTTCCTCGTCGAGGCGTTCCGGATCCCCTCGGGGAGCATGATCCCCACGCTGCTGGTGGGCGACTGGCTGTTCGTGAACAAGCTGGTGTACGGGCCGCACGTGCCGTTCACGAGCGTGAACCTCCCCGGCTATGCGGACCCGCGGCGCGGCGACGTCGTGGTGTTCGTCTCGCCGTACCAGGCCGACGAGGCCGCGCGCGGCAACGACGCGACGCCGACGCTCGTGAAGCGGCTGTGGGGCACGCCCGGCGACACGCTCTACATGCGTGAGGGGCTGCTCTACATCAACGGCATCCCGCAGCCGCAGGGCTACCTCGCGGCGCAGAACCCGAAAGGGGATCCCAACGAGGTGAGCGAGCTCTTCGCGTGGCAGCGGCAGTACGCGCTCACCGGCTCACGCTTCGGTGCCGCGCCGCTGCAGCCGACCCACGACAGCTGGGGCCCGCTCGTCGTGCCGCCGAAGCACTACTTCATGCTCGGCGACAACCGCTACAACTCGAAGGACTCGCGCTACTGGGGCGTCGTGCCGCGCGAGAACCTCCGCGGTCGGCCACTGTTCGTGTACTACTCGTACAACGCCGACGACAGCGACCGCGCGCTGCCGTTCCTCACCGACATCCGCTGGGGACGGATCGGGCACACCATCAAGTGAGCGACGCGTGACGCGTGACGCGCATCACCAACGGGGCGCGCGTCACGTGTCACGCGTCACGCGTTAGTCGAGATCGTCCTCCGGCGTCATGCCGCCGAGTGGGTCGCCGTTGCCGTCGCGCTCCAGATTCCGCGTGTCGACGTCCCCATCGTCGCTCCGGTTCGCGGAGCTCCCGGCGCCCAGTCCCGCGCCGCGCTCGCGCGCCTGACGGCGCTGGTCGGCGGCGAAGTTCTCACCGGCGAAGCTCCGGCGGCCGAGGTCCTCCTCGCGGGGCTCGTCCTGCCCGGGAGGTGTGCCGGCCCCGCGGCCGCGTTGCGTGTCGTCTGCCATGTCGTCGCTCCTGTAGAGGCCCGAGTGAGGCGGTCGCCGGCACGATCGGGCAACATGCACGCCGCGGTCGGGCCGCGCGGCGAGGCGCCCGCCCGGTGACCCGGGCCAACGCTCTCGTGGTCCGCCGTGTCACACCCCATAGGTGAGGCCGCATCCCCCCGCATGGAGGCAGGTGTGAGTCCGTCGTTCTTCCCGCGCGAGACCCACGTCTTCCACTCGTTCGAGCTGTCCGGGTGGCGGACGATGTCGCTCCGCGTCGTCGAGATGGCGGCGCTCACGGGGGTGCTGCTGCGCGCGCTCCGCGCGCTCACGCTCGCGCGTTCGCCGAGCACCGCGGCCACGGCGATCGCGTTCGTGCTCGGCGCGAGCGTGCTGCTCGGGATGCTCACGCTGCATCTCGCGAACTTTCCCGTGCGCCGGTGGCCGTGGCGCGTGCTCGCGTTCGCGATGGTGGAGACGACGGCGGAGATGATCGTGAGCGCGGTGCTCGTGGCGCTGCACCGCGAGCCGTTGGGCACCACGGGGCGCGCCGCGTGGAGCGACCTGCCGTCGATGGCGCTCACGACGCTCGAGTGGCGCGTGGTGTCGCTCGCCTTGTTCGCGCTCGTGCTCGCGGTCATCGTGCAGCTCGTGCGGCGG
This DNA window, taken from Gemmatirosa kalamazoonensis, encodes the following:
- the lepB gene encoding signal peptidase I; this encodes MAAPRTRSEANLLAAARSGKSSSRPAKRSSRSNQGGSWWESLRAFLGTVLVFLVIRAFLVEAFRIPSGSMIPTLLVGDWLFVNKLVYGPHVPFTSVNLPGYADPRRGDVVVFVSPYQADEAARGNDATPTLVKRLWGTPGDTLYMREGLLYINGIPQPQGYLAAQNPKGDPNEVSELFAWQRQYALTGSRFGAAPLQPTHDSWGPLVVPPKHYFMLGDNRYNSKDSRYWGVVPRENLRGRPLFVYYSYNADDSDRALPFLTDIRWGRIGHTIK